The genomic window GATCATGTTCGTCGGGAACCTCGTCTACGTCGCCATCGCCGTCGTCGGCGGCCTGCTCGTCACCTCGAGCGCCCTCACGATCGGCGGCGTGCAGGCCTTCATCCAGTACTCCCGCCAGTTCACGCAGCCGCTCAGCCAGCTCGGCTCGATGGCCAATCTGCTGCAGTCGGGCGTCGCGAGCGCCGAGCGCGTCTTCGAGCTGATGGATGCCCGGGAGCAGTCGCCCGACCCCTCTCCGTCCCTGACTCCCGCGGCATCCACCGGCCGTCTGGTGTTCGAGGGGGTCTCGTTCCGCTACGACCAGGAGCGCCCGCTCATCGACGACCTCTCCCTCGTCGCCGAGCCGGGCCAGACCGTCGCGATCGTCGGCCCCACGGGGGCGGGCAAGACCACGCTCGTCAATCTCATGATGCGGTTCTACGAGCTCGACGGCGGGCGCATCACCCTCGACGGCGTCGACATCGCCGCGATGGCCCGCGACGACCTGCGCTCGCGAATGGGCATGGTGCTGCAGGACACCTGGCTGTTCGGGGGCACGATCCGCGAGAACATCGCCTACGGCCGGCCGGACGCCTCGGAGGAGGAGATCATCGCCGCGGCTCGCGCCACCTACGTCGACCGCTTCGTGCACTCGCTGCCCGAGGGCTACGACACCGTGCTCGACGACGACGGCGGCAACGTGAGCGCCGGCGAGAAGCAGCTGCTCACCATCGCCCGCGCGTTCCTCGCGCGCCCGAGCGTGCTCATCCTAGACGAGGCGACGAGCTCGGTCGACACCCGCACCGAGGTGCTCGTGCAGCACGCCATGGCGGCGCTGCGTCGCGATCGCACGAGCTTCGTCATCGCGCACCGGCTCTCCACGATCCGCGACGCCGATCTGATCCTGGTGATGGAGGACGGGCGGATCGTCGAGCAGGGGGCGCACGATGCGCTCCTCGCTGCGGGCGGCGCCTACGCGCGCCTGTACGAGGCGCAGTTCGCGGCGCCGGTGGGCGAGGCCTGAGCTTCGCCACGAGCGAGCGGCGCGACCGTGCGCCGGGCGCGGCTCAGTCGACGGGCGGGTTCTGCAGCACCGAGAGGATGTTGCCGGCCGGGTCGGTGAACCAGGCGATGTCGG from Microcella daejeonensis includes these protein-coding regions:
- a CDS encoding ABC transporter ATP-binding protein; this encodes MRRGPMGGPMGGGVGMPAEKAVSFGRSAKRLVGRLRPERSRVIAVIALGVVSVLLSVVGPALLGLGTNLIIVGVYGSDDLGGAVGDGPGIDVPALQMLLGAVLLVYVLSSVFSWLQSYVLNGVTQRTVYRLREEVQAKLNRLPLTYFDRVQRGEVLSRVTNDIDNISQSLQQTMSQLLTSLLTVIGVIVMMVVISPVLALVALITIPLTLVITAVIAKRSQPLFAAQWRHTGELNGQIEETFTGHALVKVFGRQREVEARFRAKNDELFAASFGAQFVSGIIMPAIMFVGNLVYVAIAVVGGLLVTSSALTIGGVQAFIQYSRQFTQPLSQLGSMANLLQSGVASAERVFELMDAREQSPDPSPSLTPAASTGRLVFEGVSFRYDQERPLIDDLSLVAEPGQTVAIVGPTGAGKTTLVNLMMRFYELDGGRITLDGVDIAAMARDDLRSRMGMVLQDTWLFGGTIRENIAYGRPDASEEEIIAAARATYVDRFVHSLPEGYDTVLDDDGGNVSAGEKQLLTIARAFLARPSVLILDEATSSVDTRTEVLVQHAMAALRRDRTSFVIAHRLSTIRDADLILVMEDGRIVEQGAHDALLAAGGAYARLYEAQFAAPVGEA